The Thalassotalea nanhaiensis genome has a window encoding:
- a CDS encoding TonB-dependent receptor yields the protein MKKSKISLALLAALQLPAYAIAQEETSETQAVTSVQAEEELEVIEVTGIRSSLTEALGNKRNAANIIDSIAAEDIGKFPDQNVAESLQRISGVAISRENGEGSKLTIRGFGPKFNVVQLNERTLATTDASRSLDFQLLPSELISGAEVSKTPMAKTPEGSMGAYVNIKTARPLNKPGFQAAGSIKSKYNDLSDEYSPKFSGIISNTFLDDRFGVLLGFSHEESTNRIDLVETKRWDQVKVSDIDGAHDERGEVVPETKIVDGEEVNNKLWFPGRYQFTLAEEERERTGANATLEFAQSDDITHRIDFLYSDFSRQENKQGMQVPMQVKGWQNVIASDAGTAIAGEKNHGKPLDGQFGIRGTDSETQAIGYNLLAYMDDFTFNFDVSYSTADANIGQEDLVPHYSDGTNSTPDNPDVFDMRDNDIITYTTPIDYTDPANARAHFNNLVHQELEDEITEVQFDVSYNIDSGVLVSIDTGVSYFDREKIVDDYRIPQGTACRDKPDPSDKTTWGPAICGKEFDLPDEIFAVNTTSDYLSEESGTFPRQFMIVADLDAYHAAMAELRGQPDWPRQDYDETRSTSVEETRTSIYAQANLAGEVGGLSWSGNVGLRYVDTETTSRGHGKNRLSIEVEVDEEGKELLNVMYSEPGQIKRENSYDNVLPSANFKLDINDNLVARLSGAQVISLPAITDIGTDRKYTDSRVDNFAQSGGNPFLNPYEATQFDFTLEYYQDNGSAYAVNFFTKDIDTFISKKTTSDPTPDIYVNGGLEDSTVTLADGSNLSELITQKENRNGGKINGVELAALHYFDYLPGFLSGFGIQANATFLDSEDDNSETIELDGIKAPSSGLEGFSETSYNIIAFYEKDAFQGRIAYNWRDDFLKLRNGTRYQHGEGIPEHVKAYGQLDASVSYKISEHFQVSLAAINLTDEKTHEYLDIEERLGRIQYTGTRYTLGLRAKF from the coding sequence ATGAAAAAGTCTAAAATAAGCTTAGCGTTACTCGCAGCTCTGCAGTTGCCTGCCTACGCGATTGCTCAGGAAGAAACATCTGAAACACAAGCTGTCACATCTGTACAAGCAGAAGAAGAACTAGAGGTGATAGAGGTCACTGGTATTAGAAGTAGTTTAACTGAAGCCCTAGGGAATAAAAGAAATGCTGCTAACATTATTGACAGTATTGCTGCTGAAGATATAGGTAAATTTCCTGACCAAAATGTTGCAGAGTCTTTACAAAGAATTTCAGGGGTCGCTATCTCTCGAGAAAATGGTGAAGGTTCTAAACTAACCATTCGAGGATTTGGTCCCAAATTTAACGTTGTTCAACTAAACGAAAGAACTTTAGCGACTACCGACGCTTCTCGTTCTCTTGATTTTCAATTACTACCATCAGAGCTTATTTCTGGTGCTGAAGTGAGCAAAACCCCAATGGCAAAAACGCCAGAAGGAAGTATGGGTGCTTATGTTAATATTAAAACTGCCCGCCCATTGAATAAACCAGGCTTCCAAGCCGCAGGCTCAATTAAAAGTAAATATAACGATTTATCAGATGAATACAGTCCTAAATTTTCAGGGATTATCAGTAACACCTTTTTAGATGATAGATTTGGGGTATTACTAGGTTTTAGCCACGAAGAAAGCACTAACCGAATAGACTTAGTTGAAACTAAGCGCTGGGATCAAGTAAAAGTGAGCGATATTGATGGTGCTCATGATGAACGTGGTGAAGTTGTTCCAGAAACTAAAATTGTTGATGGTGAGGAAGTAAATAATAAGCTTTGGTTTCCGGGGCGTTATCAATTTACCTTAGCTGAAGAAGAACGTGAACGTACCGGGGCAAATGCAACCCTAGAATTTGCTCAATCAGATGATATAACCCACAGAATAGACTTTTTATACAGTGACTTTAGCCGCCAAGAAAATAAACAAGGCATGCAAGTGCCAATGCAAGTTAAAGGTTGGCAGAACGTTATTGCATCAGACGCAGGTACCGCTATTGCTGGGGAGAAAAATCACGGAAAACCCCTTGATGGTCAATTTGGTATTCGGGGAACAGACAGTGAAACCCAAGCCATTGGTTATAACCTTTTAGCTTATATGGATGATTTCACCTTTAATTTTGATGTTTCATATTCTACGGCTGATGCCAACATTGGTCAGGAAGACTTAGTACCACATTACTCAGATGGTACAAATTCAACACCAGATAATCCTGATGTTTTCGATATGAGGGATAATGACATTATCACTTATACCACCCCTATCGACTATACTGATCCGGCTAATGCCAGAGCGCATTTTAATAACCTTGTCCATCAAGAATTAGAAGATGAGATCACAGAAGTTCAATTTGATGTAAGTTATAACATTGATAGCGGAGTATTGGTCTCTATTGATACCGGTGTAAGCTATTTTGATCGCGAAAAAATAGTAGATGACTATCGAATTCCACAAGGTACCGCCTGTAGGGATAAACCAGACCCTAGTGATAAAACAACATGGGGGCCAGCTATTTGTGGTAAAGAGTTCGATTTACCTGATGAAATATTTGCGGTAAATACAACGTCAGATTATTTATCTGAAGAAAGTGGCACTTTCCCTCGTCAATTTATGATAGTAGCTGATTTAGATGCTTATCATGCGGCAATGGCAGAGCTTAGAGGGCAGCCAGATTGGCCTCGTCAGGATTATGACGAAACCCGTTCAACCTCTGTCGAAGAAACACGAACATCAATTTATGCTCAAGCAAATTTAGCCGGAGAAGTTGGTGGCTTGAGCTGGAGTGGTAATGTCGGTCTTCGTTATGTAGACACGGAAACTACCTCACGTGGTCATGGTAAAAACCGCTTATCAATTGAAGTTGAAGTCGATGAAGAAGGTAAGGAACTACTCAATGTAATGTATAGTGAGCCTGGCCAAATTAAGCGTGAAAATTCGTATGATAATGTATTGCCTAGTGCAAACTTTAAACTAGATATTAATGACAACCTTGTAGCTCGATTATCTGGTGCGCAGGTAATTTCTTTACCTGCAATTACAGATATTGGCACCGATAGAAAATATACTGACAGTCGAGTTGATAACTTTGCTCAATCAGGTGGTAACCCATTTTTAAACCCATATGAAGCAACCCAGTTTGATTTTACTTTAGAGTATTATCAAGACAACGGCAGTGCTTATGCAGTGAACTTTTTTACAAAGGATATAGACACCTTTATCTCTAAAAAAACCACTTCAGATCCTACGCCAGATATTTACGTTAATGGCGGACTGGAAGATTCCACAGTTACTTTAGCTGATGGTTCAAATTTATCTGAATTAATTACACAGAAAGAAAACCGTAATGGCGGTAAAATTAATGGTGTTGAACTAGCTGCGTTACACTACTTTGATTATCTTCCTGGCTTTTTAAGTGGTTTTGGTATTCAAGCGAATGCAACCTTCTTAGACAGTGAAGATGATAACTCTGAAACCATTGAACTTGATGGTATCAAAGCTCCTAGTTCGGGTTTAGAAGGTTTTTCTGAAACCTCATATAACATCATTGCCTTTTATGAAAAAGATGCCTTTCAAGGGCGAATTGCTTACAACTGGCGTGATGACTTCTTGAAACTAAGAAATGGTACACGTTATCAACATGGTGAAGGTATCCCTGAACATGTTAAAGCTTACGGTCAGTTAGATGCTAGCGTTTCGTACAAAATATCTGAGCACTTCCAGGTATCTCTTGCGGCAATTAACTTAACCGATGAAAAGACCCATGAATACCTAGATATAGAAGAACGTTTAGGTCGTATTCAATACACAGGAACTCGTTATACATTAGGCTTACGCGCTAAGTTCTAA
- a CDS encoding arylsulfatase — MKPKTNSIKYSLIKLAAITAVFTFNCYASNISNVEIKPNIILIVADDLGYGDIEPYGQQYTKTPTLNVLAKEGIKFTQHYAGSTVCGPSRASLLTGLHSGHSSIRGNPKWTDSGKPVDLSKQDTTFATMLQKNGYRTAVVGKWGMAEEVPTNLDAMPNAQGFDYFFGYKTHLAAHHYYWPTLFENNSEYPLVGNDYLKNKGQYTHDLFTTKALDYIKQSNTDKQQPFFLYLAYTIPHLALTVPEDAKSQYKNLGWPKRKLNTDGHYRNDPEGNVTYAAMISRMDRDIGKVMNTLKEQGIDDNTLVIFTSDNGHEYDNGFFNSNGPLRGKKRDLYEGGIRVPFIARWPDKIKAGTTSEHASAFWDYFATLCDLSMDKKSQACANTDGISFVNALTGQQEQAKHNYLYWEFNEKEGPLQALRKDNWKLVKKYPNKFELYNLDEDIGEHHNLIAQMPEKFDELKALLENARSAHPEFSLKKLANPWKNKSKN; from the coding sequence ATGAAACCTAAGACTAATTCAATCAAATATTCGCTCATAAAATTAGCAGCCATAACAGCAGTTTTTACCTTTAATTGCTATGCTAGCAATATCAGTAATGTAGAAATCAAACCTAACATTATTTTAATTGTTGCCGATGATTTAGGCTACGGTGACATTGAACCTTATGGGCAACAATATACCAAGACGCCAACCTTGAATGTACTTGCTAAAGAAGGCATTAAGTTTACTCAGCATTATGCAGGTTCCACCGTATGTGGCCCTTCAAGAGCAAGTTTGCTGACCGGGCTACATTCGGGTCACTCCAGCATACGCGGTAATCCAAAATGGACAGATAGCGGCAAACCAGTCGACTTATCAAAACAAGACACCACCTTTGCCACTATGTTGCAAAAAAATGGTTATCGCACCGCGGTAGTTGGTAAGTGGGGAATGGCAGAAGAGGTTCCCACAAACCTTGACGCCATGCCTAATGCTCAAGGGTTTGATTACTTTTTTGGTTATAAAACTCACCTTGCAGCCCATCACTACTATTGGCCGACTTTGTTTGAAAATAACAGCGAATATCCATTAGTTGGAAATGACTATTTAAAAAACAAGGGCCAATATACTCACGACTTATTTACTACCAAGGCATTGGACTATATCAAGCAGAGTAATACCGACAAACAACAACCATTTTTTCTTTATTTAGCCTATACCATTCCCCACCTTGCTTTAACAGTGCCTGAAGATGCTAAAAGCCAATACAAAAACTTAGGTTGGCCAAAACGTAAATTAAATACTGATGGCCATTATCGTAATGATCCTGAAGGCAATGTCACCTATGCAGCCATGATCTCAAGGATGGATAGAGACATAGGTAAAGTTATGAACACCCTTAAAGAGCAAGGTATTGATGATAATACATTGGTAATTTTTACCAGTGACAACGGTCATGAATACGACAATGGATTCTTCAACAGTAATGGTCCGCTGCGCGGCAAAAAACGCGATTTATATGAAGGTGGTATTCGTGTGCCATTTATTGCTCGCTGGCCTGATAAAATTAAAGCCGGCACGACCAGTGAACATGCATCAGCCTTTTGGGATTATTTCGCGACATTGTGCGATTTAAGCATGGATAAAAAGTCGCAGGCTTGTGCAAACACCGATGGCATTTCATTTGTTAACGCCCTTACTGGTCAACAAGAGCAAGCAAAACATAACTATTTGTACTGGGAATTTAATGAAAAAGAAGGGCCGCTACAAGCATTAAGAAAAGATAACTGGAAGCTTGTTAAAAAATACCCTAATAAGTTCGAATTATACAATTTAGACGAAGATATTGGCGAGCATCATAACTTGATCGCACAAATGCCAGAAAAATTTGATGAATTAAAAGCGCTTCTTGAAAACGCCAGAAGCGCTCATCCTGAATTTTCACTTAAAAAACTTGCTAATCCTTGGAAAAATAAAAGCAAAAATTAA
- a CDS encoding glycoside hydrolase family 2 TIM barrel-domain containing protein — MKHILKMVLLLTLTIVGNTTVYAQKSHQNTLSLDGTWQIIFDKDNQSRANKTYKNSNFLAHKDIRNIEVPSVWERIEKDYEGVAVYRRTFNAPIEWQNKIAHISFDAVNYRAEVYLNDHVVGVHEGGFTPFSFRVDSMLNFDKENVLTLRVLGPILLDTDKVIDGMGAMETPQWRGGITGGIWQSVRVVVTDKSYISDVYVQPDLANQSANVTVSATNYDVYDSENIVDIEIREHQSDKLIVTKQINTTFTPGKNSLTTDIVIPNAKAWSPDSPNLYDIRVNINRNNALSDSVSERFGLREFTVKDKRFHLNGDEIYVKSVFLEGVYPVGVATPVDMELARKEIKLAKEAGFNMIRPWRRPPPPQWLDLADEMGVLVIGSPALECMDLPVNTPDLPKRVVSEIGKTIKRDRNRASIVMWELYNEVRRPILKQMMQETSMMARDLDPSRLILDESGGWAFGAKVFLPNEKNFVSFNDVHTYPGPNMTNAWFDKFLGVGYTKEEREAFGIKGKPIGHNLKPGVTSFVSELGYGSYVDFDKVNKRFSEQGNPIVPPTRYHKQLGSQLNKVLQSDLADIYKTPQEFFTEQQEIHGKANARMIEATRLNPNVTGYCVHALTGGDWIMGAGLLDLWRDPKPQVYERTKAANQPRILSIRTFPYSAYAGENVEVLVQGVNDLKSVKGTLHVVVSDSAGKQVWQSKKEINFAARISTLLEHSIDTSTLSGKYIVDAKVTDKHGNTIADYTYDFNVFATSKDNNIGTFALADQTGNLRAFLSDNQISFSDFNDNTSIDTPVVVAMASKPNKKQKTLNKQLKAFANKGGIVTYIQFPYIGPKWKSGVLSKGSAVHMPLSIKMKASTGLWAGMSHVVSDHPVFNNLPVNKAMQGIYENVRPKISMVDLKAKPIVTLVANDNFPDMTLMKRHYKGTGDVWVGSDLSEVDFGKGKLILSTMQIVPNLGKDPVADTLLINILSYITNR; from the coding sequence GTGAAACATATACTCAAGATGGTTTTGCTATTAACACTTACTATTGTTGGCAACACCACTGTTTACGCACAAAAAAGTCATCAAAACACCCTGTCTCTTGATGGTACTTGGCAAATAATTTTTGATAAAGATAATCAAAGTAGAGCCAACAAAACCTATAAAAACAGTAACTTTTTAGCACATAAAGATATTCGTAACATTGAAGTACCAAGTGTTTGGGAGAGAATTGAAAAAGACTATGAGGGTGTTGCCGTTTATCGCCGTACTTTCAATGCTCCTATAGAATGGCAAAATAAAATTGCTCATATCTCCTTTGATGCGGTCAATTATCGTGCCGAAGTATACTTAAACGACCATGTAGTTGGTGTGCATGAAGGTGGTTTTACACCATTTAGTTTTCGCGTTGATTCTATGTTGAATTTTGATAAAGAAAACGTATTAACTTTACGGGTACTTGGTCCTATTTTACTTGATACCGACAAAGTAATTGATGGCATGGGTGCAATGGAAACACCACAATGGCGTGGCGGTATTACCGGTGGAATTTGGCAATCAGTACGTGTTGTTGTTACTGACAAATCGTATATAAGCGATGTTTATGTGCAACCAGATTTAGCAAATCAGTCTGCCAATGTTACTGTTTCTGCCACTAATTATGATGTTTATGACAGTGAAAATATCGTCGATATTGAAATTAGAGAGCATCAGTCAGACAAGTTAATTGTTACCAAGCAAATTAACACAACCTTCACCCCTGGTAAAAACAGCTTAACCACAGACATTGTAATTCCCAATGCCAAAGCATGGTCGCCAGATAGCCCGAACCTTTATGATATTAGAGTTAATATTAATCGAAACAATGCCTTAAGTGACAGCGTTAGCGAGCGCTTCGGCTTGCGTGAATTTACCGTAAAAGATAAACGTTTCCATTTAAATGGTGATGAAATTTACGTTAAATCAGTGTTCTTAGAAGGCGTTTATCCGGTAGGTGTAGCAACACCTGTTGATATGGAATTAGCAAGAAAAGAAATCAAACTAGCTAAAGAAGCTGGCTTTAATATGATCCGTCCATGGCGACGTCCACCACCTCCTCAGTGGCTAGATTTGGCTGACGAAATGGGCGTTTTGGTAATTGGTTCTCCTGCGCTCGAGTGTATGGATTTACCGGTAAATACACCAGATTTACCTAAGCGAGTTGTTAGTGAAATTGGTAAAACAATCAAGCGTGATCGTAACCGTGCCAGTATTGTAATGTGGGAGTTATATAACGAAGTAAGACGTCCTATTTTAAAACAAATGATGCAAGAAACATCAATGATGGCTCGTGATTTAGACCCAAGTCGTTTAATTTTAGATGAGTCTGGTGGCTGGGCATTTGGTGCTAAAGTATTTTTACCAAATGAGAAAAACTTTGTTAGTTTTAACGATGTCCATACCTACCCTGGCCCTAACATGACCAACGCATGGTTTGATAAATTTTTAGGCGTGGGTTACACCAAGGAAGAACGTGAAGCATTTGGTATCAAAGGCAAGCCAATCGGCCATAATTTAAAACCCGGTGTTACTTCATTTGTGTCTGAGCTTGGCTATGGCAGTTATGTTGATTTTGACAAGGTAAATAAACGGTTTAGTGAACAAGGCAACCCTATTGTGCCGCCAACTCGCTATCACAAACAACTTGGCAGCCAATTAAACAAGGTATTGCAATCTGACCTTGCTGACATTTATAAGACGCCACAAGAATTCTTCACTGAACAACAAGAAATTCATGGTAAAGCCAATGCCCGCATGATTGAAGCAACTCGCTTAAATCCAAATGTTACCGGCTATTGTGTGCACGCCTTAACTGGCGGTGACTGGATCATGGGTGCTGGTTTATTAGATTTATGGCGCGATCCCAAACCACAAGTATATGAGCGTACAAAGGCAGCAAACCAACCGCGTATTTTATCAATCAGAACATTTCCATATAGCGCATATGCAGGTGAAAACGTTGAGGTATTAGTGCAAGGCGTCAACGATTTAAAATCGGTAAAAGGCACATTACATGTAGTTGTTAGTGACTCAGCTGGTAAACAAGTTTGGCAAAGCAAAAAAGAAATCAACTTTGCAGCGCGCATATCAACCTTACTAGAACACAGTATCGACACTAGTACTCTCTCAGGCAAGTATATTGTTGATGCCAAAGTTACCGATAAACATGGTAACACCATCGCTGACTATACCTATGATTTTAACGTGTTTGCTACCAGTAAGGATAACAACATTGGCACTTTTGCCCTTGCCGATCAAACCGGTAATTTACGCGCATTCTTAAGCGATAACCAAATTTCATTTAGTGATTTTAATGACAACACCAGCATTGATACTCCAGTAGTTGTTGCAATGGCAAGCAAGCCTAACAAAAAGCAAAAAACGCTTAACAAGCAATTAAAAGCGTTTGCTAACAAAGGTGGAATTGTTACCTATATTCAGTTCCCATATATTGGCCCTAAATGGAAAAGTGGTGTGTTAAGTAAAGGCTCTGCAGTACATATGCCATTATCTATCAAGATGAAGGCATCGACAGGTTTATGGGCTGGCATGAGTCATGTTGTTAGCGATCACCCTGTATTTAATAACCTTCCAGTTAACAAAGCTATGCAAGGCATATATGAAAATGTACGCCCTAAAATTAGTATGGTCGATTTAAAAGCCAAGCCAATTGTTACGCTTGTTGCTAATGATAATTTCCCTGATATGACCCTGATGAAGCGCCATTATAAAGGTACGGGTGATGTTTGGGTTGGGTCTGATTTATCGGAAGTTGATTTTGGTAAAGGTAAGTTAATTTTATCGACAATGCAGATTGTGCCAAACCTAGGTAAAGACCCGGTAGCTGATACGCTATTGATAAACATCCTAAGTTATATCACCAATCGTTAA
- a CDS encoding aldehyde dehydrogenase family protein, translated as MSNKQYKMLINGELVTAKDSLNVINPATEEVIATAPQVEPEQIQTALDSADSAFSTWSKMTLAERSEIILNYANILEKHRDEIVDLLVEETGKPADNAEYDFDMLTTCLRFFLEEAKRIDQPIIADPNGRFLNYMMRQPLGVVVGYLAWNFPLLNLGYKLGPVLASGCTAIIKPSQLTPLATLRCAELSIEAGIPAGVINVISGDRYDITDPLLTSDKTTMFTMIGSTKAGVGAMHTASTNIKHFSVELGGNSPVVVYDDADVDKAVANIVGLKFANSGQVCVSPNRCFVHESVYDEFIDKAKIQAQDLVFGTGRSDGNLMGPMLTAQARERVLTNVKDAIDKGARLILGGKIPQSMAKGYYLEPTILADVDPCMPLACDEIFGPVLPVIKYSDSDDVIAMANDTEYGLAAYVFTSNLQRGLQAASQIQAGSVCVNEVHYDVSLPHGGLKQSGVGKDCSHYSLEEYMTLKRVSVLVND; from the coding sequence ATGAGTAACAAACAATACAAAATGCTGATCAATGGTGAATTGGTCACTGCAAAAGATAGCCTAAATGTGATTAACCCTGCAACTGAAGAGGTAATTGCAACTGCTCCTCAAGTGGAACCAGAACAAATTCAGACAGCACTAGACAGCGCCGACAGCGCGTTTAGCACGTGGTCAAAAATGACATTGGCAGAGCGCAGTGAAATAATTTTAAACTATGCAAATATTTTAGAAAAACATCGAGATGAAATCGTTGATTTATTGGTTGAAGAGACCGGTAAACCTGCCGATAATGCAGAATATGACTTTGACATGCTCACTACTTGCTTACGCTTTTTTCTTGAAGAAGCAAAGCGTATCGACCAACCGATAATTGCCGATCCTAACGGCCGTTTTCTAAATTATATGATGCGCCAGCCACTAGGCGTTGTTGTCGGATATTTAGCCTGGAATTTTCCATTACTAAATCTAGGTTACAAGCTAGGGCCTGTTTTGGCATCTGGTTGTACCGCAATAATCAAACCATCGCAGTTAACGCCACTGGCAACGCTTCGTTGTGCAGAGCTTTCTATTGAGGCTGGCATACCTGCCGGAGTTATTAACGTGATTTCAGGTGATAGATACGATATTACCGACCCATTATTAACTTCAGATAAAACCACCATGTTTACCATGATTGGGTCAACTAAAGCTGGTGTTGGCGCAATGCACACTGCCAGTACAAACATTAAACATTTCTCTGTTGAACTTGGTGGTAACTCGCCTGTTGTGGTTTATGACGATGCAGATGTCGACAAAGCCGTAGCAAATATTGTTGGCCTTAAGTTTGCTAATTCAGGGCAAGTTTGTGTATCACCAAATCGTTGTTTTGTGCATGAATCAGTGTATGACGAGTTTATTGATAAAGCGAAAATACAAGCACAAGATTTAGTCTTTGGTACAGGTAGAAGCGATGGAAACTTGATGGGTCCTATGCTAACCGCACAAGCTCGTGAGCGAGTACTAACAAACGTCAAAGATGCTATTGATAAAGGTGCCCGACTGATTTTAGGAGGAAAAATCCCACAATCAATGGCCAAAGGCTACTATCTTGAGCCAACTATTTTGGCCGATGTTGACCCTTGTATGCCATTAGCATGTGATGAGATTTTTGGCCCAGTATTACCCGTGATTAAATACTCAGACAGTGATGATGTAATTGCGATGGCAAATGATACCGAATATGGCTTAGCGGCCTATGTATTTACCAGCAATTTACAGCGTGGCTTACAAGCGGCAAGTCAAATACAAGCAGGCAGCGTTTGTGTAAATGAAGTGCACTATGACGTATCACTACCACATGGTGGTTTAAAGCAAAGTGGTGTAGGCAAAGATTGCTCACATTATAGCTTAGAAGAGTACATGACCTTAAAACGTGTATCCGTATTAGTTAACGATTAA
- a CDS encoding mandelate racemase/muconate lactonizing enzyme family protein, whose protein sequence is MKIVCIRSHHLRCHLEKPFGFSQWSYDQRNVLVIEIITDTGISGWGECYGPADVTQSAVNNFYAPRIIGMDAYATDAIWQHMWRSSLDFARAGIMMGAMSGIDMALWDLKGKALGLSVSELMGGRQRDFIPCYATGMYYQDLTEDALLPLLVEEAKGYADEGFKAMKIKVGKNPDFDQQLITAMREALPNTTLMADSNHAYDLPEAIRIGRLLDKHDYDWFEEPLSPEHLPLFQQLHNKLDLAIATGECEQTRFGFQKLIASGGVTLLQPDLAYCGGPSEALKIRTLASANGINCVPHVWGTQLNLAAATHFLASAYHEPGRAEEKQLMLEYDRTENPLRDELYSVAVHIEGGQASVPTAPGLGVNIDLNAIKQFDINNTETR, encoded by the coding sequence ATGAAAATAGTATGTATTCGCAGTCATCACCTTAGGTGTCATTTAGAGAAGCCTTTTGGCTTCTCCCAATGGTCTTATGATCAACGCAACGTGTTAGTTATTGAGATTATCACTGATACTGGCATATCAGGCTGGGGGGAATGTTATGGCCCAGCTGATGTTACACAGTCTGCAGTAAATAACTTTTATGCACCTCGCATTATTGGCATGGATGCTTATGCTACGGATGCTATATGGCAACACATGTGGCGTTCAAGCTTAGATTTTGCCAGAGCAGGAATAATGATGGGCGCCATGTCAGGTATTGATATGGCGTTATGGGATCTTAAAGGCAAGGCACTCGGATTAAGCGTTAGTGAGTTAATGGGCGGACGACAACGCGATTTCATCCCTTGTTATGCTACCGGTATGTATTATCAGGACTTAACAGAAGATGCATTACTGCCCTTATTAGTTGAAGAAGCTAAAGGCTATGCTGATGAAGGCTTTAAAGCGATGAAAATTAAGGTCGGAAAAAATCCTGATTTTGATCAACAGCTTATTACTGCCATGCGCGAAGCTCTTCCAAACACAACGTTAATGGCTGACTCTAATCATGCCTATGATTTACCTGAAGCAATTCGCATTGGTCGTTTATTAGATAAACATGACTATGACTGGTTTGAAGAGCCCTTATCGCCTGAGCATTTGCCTCTATTTCAACAACTCCATAATAAACTCGACCTTGCGATCGCGACCGGGGAGTGTGAACAAACACGATTTGGTTTTCAAAAGCTAATAGCATCAGGAGGAGTGACTCTTTTACAACCAGATCTTGCCTATTGTGGTGGTCCAAGTGAAGCATTAAAAATACGTACATTAGCTTCTGCTAATGGCATTAACTGTGTACCTCACGTTTGGGGAACTCAGCTCAACCTGGCAGCAGCGACGCACTTTTTAGCAAGTGCATACCACGAACCTGGCAGAGCAGAAGAAAAGCAATTAATGCTTGAATACGATCGTACCGAAAATCCATTGCGTGATGAATTGTACAGTGTTGCTGTTCACATTGAAGGTGGCCAAGCCAGTGTTCCTACCGCTCCGGGTTTAGGGGTAAACATTGATTTAAATGCAATAAAACAATTTGATATTAATAATACGGAAACACGATGA